One Blastocatellia bacterium DNA segment encodes these proteins:
- a CDS encoding C4-type zinc ribbon domain-containing protein translates to MKSELQKLIALQELDIKIRQVEREIANLPSKKAEIENQFNAIATDYLDKKNRYETTLQERRQAELKLKELEDKLDKYKQDLMRVKNEREYVSVLREIDVTKKAASALETQILEKIEQLEQLEKELDVLKPDIEIKRREFDAKIEECVKQIEKLKVDLCTWQQQRQELVATVPPDILNRYNRLAQLRDGLALAEVRDGSCTACFMTVRPQAYADVRRGDMLINCDNCGRILYYKHPAPMQESRSAG, encoded by the coding sequence GTGAAATCAGAATTACAGAAACTGATTGCCTTACAGGAACTCGACATAAAAATCAGACAAGTTGAACGAGAAATTGCCAACCTACCAAGCAAGAAAGCCGAGATCGAAAATCAATTCAACGCTATCGCCACCGATTATCTTGACAAGAAAAACCGCTACGAAACGACGCTGCAAGAACGCCGCCAGGCCGAATTAAAACTGAAAGAACTGGAAGACAAGCTGGACAAGTACAAGCAGGATTTGATGCGCGTCAAAAATGAGCGGGAGTATGTGAGCGTCCTGCGCGAAATTGACGTGACCAAGAAGGCAGCCAGCGCCCTAGAAACGCAAATCTTGGAAAAAATCGAACAACTGGAACAACTGGAGAAAGAGCTCGACGTATTGAAGCCGGACATCGAGATAAAGCGCCGCGAGTTCGATGCCAAGATCGAAGAATGTGTCAAGCAAATCGAGAAGCTCAAAGTTGACCTTTGCACATGGCAGCAGCAACGGCAGGAATTGGTCGCCACCGTGCCACCGGACATTCTGAATCGTTACAACCGACTCGCTCAATTACGCGATGGCCTCGCACTAGCCGAAGTCCGTGATGGGTCATGCACAGCCTGTTTTATGACGGTTCGCCCGCAGGCTTACGCAGATGTTCGCCGAGGCGATATGCTGATTAACTGCGATAATTGTGGACGTATTTTGTACTACAAACATCCTGCTCCAATGCAGGAGTCGCGGTCAGCCGGTTGA